In a genomic window of Thermoprotei archaeon:
- a CDS encoding ABC transporter ATP-binding protein: MNIVELRNVAKVYRLPKAPEVWALRNINLKVRRGEFLSIMGPSGHGKTTLLQIIGLLDKPTSGTVIINGVEVDSLNANELARFRNRVLGFVFQQYNLINRMTVLENVEIPLIIRGIPRSKRIEMVKEALIMVGGDLTWLTKKPTQLSGGQQQRVAIARAIVGNPEIILADEPTGNLDSGYSRIIMETFIKLNKTGKTIIMVTHNPEIAMCSERIVLIRDGIIVGEEKPDPTKSILYSKR; the protein is encoded by the coding sequence ATGAACATTGTGGAGTTAAGGAATGTAGCAAAGGTTTATAGATTACCCAAAGCACCAGAGGTTTGGGCATTAAGAAATATAAACCTTAAGGTAAGAAGGGGGGAATTTCTATCTATAATGGGGCCCTCAGGTCATGGGAAAACCACGCTACTTCAGATTATAGGATTGCTTGATAAGCCAACATCTGGAACTGTTATTATAAATGGTGTTGAAGTGGATAGTCTTAATGCTAATGAGCTTGCTAGATTTAGAAACAGAGTATTAGGGTTCGTTTTTCAACAATATAATCTGATTAACAGAATGACTGTTCTAGAAAATGTAGAAATACCATTAATAATAAGAGGGATTCCTAGAAGTAAGAGGATTGAGATGGTAAAAGAAGCATTAATTATGGTTGGTGGGGATCTCACATGGCTTACCAAAAAGCCTACACAATTATCAGGTGGTCAGCAACAAAGAGTGGCAATAGCAAGAGCTATCGTGGGTAATCCAGAAATAATATTGGCAGATGAGCCAACTGGTAATCTTGATTCGGGATATTCTAGGATAATAATGGAGACATTTATAAAACTTAATAAAACTGGTAAAACAATAATCATGGTTACACATAATCCTGAAATTGCCATGTGTAGTGAAAGGATAGTATTGATCAGAGATGGTATAATCGTTGGTGAAGAGAAACCAGACCCCACTAAAAGCATTCTTTACAGTAAACGTTAA
- a CDS encoding hydroxyacid dehydrogenase — MVKILVTDQVYESGLKLLRENGFDVDVLLGIDESSLAKIIGNYDGLIVRGRTKVTKKVLENSGKLRIIVRAGVGLDNIDLNTAKERGISVFNTPAAPSVAAAELTIGLIICILRGIGKGYYDLRNGKWSKSELMGHEVRGKVVSIIGFGRIGYEVAKRLKAFDAKVVVYDVDRSRETFAKSLGVDFANSLEEALSVGDIVTLHVPLLPETRHLINANTIKIMKRGAYLINAARGEVVDEKALLEALKNGQLSGAALDVFSVEPPKEPVELELLSLPNIIATPHIGAQTIETQEAESVEAARIIINFFKK, encoded by the coding sequence ATGGTTAAAATTCTGGTTACTGACCAGGTTTATGAAAGTGGTCTGAAATTGCTTAGAGAGAATGGTTTTGACGTTGATGTTTTATTGGGAATTGATGAAAGCAGTCTTGCTAAAATTATTGGTAATTATGATGGATTAATCGTAAGAGGAAGGACTAAGGTTACTAAAAAAGTTTTAGAAAATTCTGGTAAACTTAGGATTATAGTGCGTGCGGGTGTAGGACTTGATAATATAGATTTGAATACTGCGAAGGAAAGAGGCATTTCTGTATTTAATACTCCTGCAGCTCCTTCTGTTGCTGCTGCTGAGTTAACTATTGGTTTGATTATATGCATCTTGAGGGGTATTGGTAAGGGTTATTATGATCTTAGGAATGGTAAATGGAGTAAGAGTGAACTTATGGGTCATGAGGTTCGTGGTAAGGTGGTAAGTATTATAGGGTTTGGAAGGATAGGTTATGAAGTTGCTAAACGTCTTAAGGCGTTTGATGCAAAGGTTGTGGTTTATGATGTAGATAGAAGTAGAGAAACTTTTGCGAAAAGTCTTGGCGTTGATTTTGCTAACAGTTTAGAAGAAGCTCTTTCGGTTGGTGATATAGTCACACTTCATGTACCTTTATTGCCTGAGACTAGACACTTAATTAATGCTAATACGATAAAAATTATGAAACGTGGAGCATATTTAATTAATGCAGCACGCGGTGAAGTTGTTGATGAGAAAGCTTTACTCGAGGCATTAAAGAATGGTCAACTATCTGGTGCCGCCTTAGATGTGTTTTCAGTTGAACCTCCTAAAGAACCTGTGGAGCTTGAATTACTTTCTCTCCCAAATATAATAGCTACTCCGCACATAGGAGCTCAAACGATAGAAACACAGGAAGCAGAATCAGTAGAAGCTGCTAGAATCATTATAAATTTCTTTAAGAAGTGA